aaaaaatcactttaattttaattatttttttagttaataatttataactaatttgtagttaattatttttttatttttttaaagaataaaaagtaattaaaatttaaactatactaaaaagatcacttttaaactatagggactaaaagagaattaaaatataaactataaaaattaaaaaatcactttcaaactataaaaactaaaagttatgaatcataaaattataggactaaaaaaaattaaaatacaaactagAGGGGATTAACTAAACTAAAAGTTatgaatcataaaattataggactaaaaaaaattaaaatacaaactaaaggggattaactaatttgtagctaattaataaaaaaatagttaataatttataactaatttgtagttaattattttttttatttttttaaggaataaaaagtaattaaaatttaaactttaaggactaaaagagaattaaaatgtaaactataagaattaaaaaatcacttttaaattataagaactaaaagttatgaatcataaaattatagggactaaaaagaattaaaatacaaattatagaaagattaaaagagaattaaaatataaattatagtgattaaaaagttatgaatcataaaattatagggagtaaaaagaaattatagggagtaaaaagaattaaaatgcaaattatagaagaattaaaagagaattaaaatataaactatagagattaaaaaaatcagtttcAAATTATAAGGGGACAAAAAGaggattaaaatgtaaactatagaagaactaaaaaatcactttcaaattataggaactaaaagatATGAATCGTGAAACTATAGGAACCAAATGAGTAGTTTAACCTTAATTTTAACACAATAAGCATTCCTAGTTTAACTTTTAAGGTATCTCCTTGGAGGGAGAGGGGTCTACCAGTGGTTAGGGAGGCTTGGTTCATGAACACCCTTAGATTGCCATTAAAAAATGATCAGCCAAATAAAATGGGTAATGTGCCACATTAATTTTAACACAATAAGCATTCCTAGTTTAACTTTTAAGGTATCTTACTGTAGGGAGAGGGGTATACCAGTGGTTAGGGAGGCTTGGTTGATTGACAGCATCGAAAAGCAAGAACCTCAGCCTTTGGAATCTTATGATCTTGTCTCTGATCTTTCTGTGGATGGCAAGGGTATCCCCTGGGACAAACAAGATCCTGGGGAAGAGGCTATTGAATCACTCTCAGCAGAagtaaaaaatttactctttcatacttttattttcttaatttcttaattaaaaataaaataacacatgGAGCTTCCTTTTATTTGTGTTTGATTAAATTTGGCCTGTGTGGTAACAGCTCAAGCTTTATGGGAAGAGAGGGGTCTATAAAGATTCCAAGTTGCAGGAACAAGGTGGAAAGATATTTGAAAGAGATGGGATATTATACAACTGTGCCTTCTCTGTTTGTGACCAAGGGCTAGGACTGAATGAGTAATATTATGAAGACCAACTTCATTTTTAGTCAATAATGACATTTATAAAACAACTATACTAATTGGCGGTGTTAATTTGGGGCAGCTATTGCGTCATGCAACTGATTGTTGTCCCAGAGAATCCTTTGCATCTGTACTTTAAAAAAGGGAGAGTTGGCGATGATCCAAATGCCGAGGAGCAATTAGAAGAGTGGGACAATGTGGATGGTGCTCTGAAAGAGTTTGCGAGGCTCTTTGATGAAATAACAGGAAATGAGTTTGAACCTTGGGAAAGAGAGAAGAAGttccagaagaagccattgaagtttTACCCCATTGACATGGtatattacaattatattcCTTCTCATAAATTATTTGTCTGTCACCTCTTTCAGCTAACACACAGTAATATTAAATTGCATAGGATGATGGAGTTGAAGTTAGACATGGCGCACTAGGTCTTCGGCAGCTGGGGATAGCAGCGACACACTGCAAACTTGAGCCTTTGGTTGCAAATTTTATGAAGGTCTTGTGCAGCCAGGAGATATACAAGTAAGTACAATATCTGAAAACCATCATGCATGATTTTACTTCAAGTACCAACATAACCTGCACTGTTATTCAGGTATGCATTGATGGAGATGGGTTATGACTCTCCGGACCTTCCAATTGGAATGGTTACAAATCTTCATCTGAAAAGATGTATGTACACGAGCAACAACACTTGTTTCCTATGTCTCTAATGTCCTTCAGAAAAACTGACATTAGAACCTTATCAGGTGAGGACGTTCTCTTAGAATTCATAGACAAGATGAAATCACTGAAAGAAACTGGGCCCAAGGCTGAGGCTGTGTGGACTGATTTTAGCCAAAGATGGTTCACTCTGATGCACTCCACAAGGCCTTTCAATTTTAGAGATTATCAAGAGATTGCAGAGCATGTAAGCACAATTAGTCACCACCTTTGTTGATTCAATTCAACAACTTATTAAAATGAGTCTTGAGTCTTGTCCTTATTTTCCTAGGCTGCTGCTGCGTTAGAGGGGGTGAGAGACATAACCCAGGCTTCTCACCTCATAGGAGATATGACAGGCTCAACCATTGATGACCCTTTATCAGAGACATACAAGAAATTGGGCTGCTCAATTTCTGCCTTGGACAAAAGTTCAGATGATTATGAGATGATTGTGAAATACCTTGAAAAAACTTATGAGCCGGTCAAAGTTGGTGACATTGTAAGATTAAAACTTTATGCTTTGTGTGTTTTCTGTTACCATGCGCATGTCTTGTTGAGTATTTACTTCCAATGAACTTCAGGAATATGGGGTGTCAGTGGAAAACATTTTTGCGGTTCAAACAGGTGGTTGCCCTTCCTATGAAGACATAGTAAAACTGCCAAATAAGGTTCTTCTATGGTGTGGTAAGACACGTAGCATATTGATCaaattgaaagaagaaaaaaacaactcATTTTGTGATTATCTTGGTTCTTCTCAATGACTGCAAAAATTTCTACGATGCAAGGATCACGAAGCTCAAACCTCTTGAGGCACTTACACAAGGGATTCTTGCCAGCAATATGCTCATTACCTGTTCCGGGTTATATGGTAATAGTAATAGATTTAGTTATTCAATTTTAATGTTTGTGAGCATTTACTCATCCCTTGTTATGTGCTCTTGGCAACAGTTTGGCAAAGCTATTATCTGTTCTGATGCTGCAGCAGAGGCTGCAAGATATGGTTTTACAGCTGTGGACAGGCCAGAAGGGTTCTTAGTTTTGGCCATTGCTTCTCTAGGAAATGAGATTACCGAGTTGAAAAGCCCACCTGAGGTATCCAAAATGCACTTATATTCACCTTTTGGCCTTTCACTCACAGAACCAATATATATTTGGTTTCAAAATTATTGTCACAGGATACATCATCTTTGGAGGAAAAGAAGGTTGGAGTGAAGGGActggggaagaagaaaacagatGAATCAGAGCATTTTGTTTGGAAAGACGATATAAAAGTTCCTTGTGGTAAACTAGTTGCCTCAGACCATCAAGATAGCCCCCTGGAATACAACGAGTATGCTGTCTACGATAAAAAGCAGGTATGACCCATTTTTCTCAAGTATGATCCAGATTatcaataaagaagaaaaagaacattTATTATTCTGGAATTTGTGCACTTTTTGCTCACAGGCACGCATAAGCTACTTGGTGGGAGTGAAGTATGAAGAGAAAGGTGCAGTGATTGACACAGCTGAATGATGAACCAAAAAGGATGAAAGGAAAGCTTTTTTGTAATGCAGGAGTTGAAAGATATGACCATCTTGTCTGAAGATGTACTAGTGGTTTCTCTAGTTGGTGGAAGATCTGTCATTTTGATGTATATTTACGTGTGACAAAATAGGCTGTATATGGTGTCACATTTTGATGTATGTATAGTTAAATTGCCCAAGTTAGGGTAAGTAAATATTTTGTCCTACTCATGACTGCATGAGAATGGAACTACATCTAACACTATGTTGTTTAAGTCTTAGTTGACTAGTACTACTCAGCGACTAGTACTACTCAGTCTGTATGAATGATATGATGAGTAGAAGAAATGGTATAATGATGTCCTTTATATAACTTGACTGTTATCGTCAGTAGCAACTATCCTTAAGGAAAAGGTTTTGATCTATAAGCCATAACGAGTCACTAAAAATAACATGGAAATCCATTAAGTGAATACCTCTAAATAGTATTTGGCCCAATAGTAAGCGTGTTTGGAACATATCATGGAGGAATGCACCCCAAATGACCAGATGCCCTGCATATTTAAATGGAAGAAGCGTGTCATAAGCTGTTAAATAAGAGCAATCTCTAACCAAAATAACAAGGGCTGCATACCACACCTCAAGCCTTTAAACGTGCGTGCAAATTAAAAATCGATTAGTTTCATTTGTCAGCCTTCAAAGTTGTTATAATGTTGCATTTCAGCATCCAATAAAATGCTTCTCGTTCCCTTTCTGTGCAAAGGATGGGGCTACTCAAGGATAAAACAGGCAGAAAATGATGTCTATTACCTAAGATGCCCGGCATCTTTTACCAAATCATTTGGTTTCATTTTAAAGTCTATGATGTCATATAGATGCCCTGCCCAAAACATTTTGGGTCAAATTGAAGTAAAATGCACAACAAAATATGGTTAACAAGTCATCATAgcagttgaaaaaaaattacccaaTTAAAGTGAATCCAAGCAAAGAGTCttgaacacacacacacacacacaaataacACATGGACATGCTTAATCATTGACGGGGTCAAAGCTGTATTGATCTAACCAAAATTTACACTTGGTGTTGCCTTGAGGCTTCATGTTGGACAgtacaacacaaacaaaaaaagaatcttGAATCagtattttttgctttttccaCTATCTGTGCATTTCACAAGTATTACAATAACAGAACAACAAGTCACAGATgccctccaccaccaccacttgcAGCAGTAGCAGTTCAGCACCTATCACTGATACATAACAACAGGAGGAACCTTAAACCTGTCCTCAAGAAAGGGTATAGCCCTATTCCCATCCACAAGGTCCCTATAAAACGCATACTCAGCCTCATAATCATGCAAGTGAAGCTCAGCCTTCTGGTTAGTGTGGTAATGGTGCTTAGCAGAAGCCAATTTCCCAAACCCAAAAATGCTAACCCTATCACAAATCCCCAAAGCCAGTATCACAGCCTGCATCCCTGAAGAGTAGTGAAAAAGAGAACCATCATGAGCCTCACCCCACTTCTCCAAACCCTTCCCACTCTCCTCCACAAACCTCTTCAACGAATAGTACTTCACAATCCTCGCACACAACACATCAAACCTAGGATCAGTGACCAACAAAGGAGCCTTGTGAGAAGCATTGCACACAGTGTAGTCCAAGAAATGCACGGCTTGACAAATGTACATTACAATTGGAACGTTATCACCATAAGGGTGGCAAAAGCACCCTCCCCTTCTAGCACACAAATGCAAGATGTTACTATTCATGAATGAAATGCTAGTTTTTTTCCCAACCTTGGTTTCAAACTGATCAACCCTAGCATTGTTTAACCTTATCACAACCTCATGGGAATCAATTTCACTACCGTAGTTTCTATTCAGCAAAATTCCACTGTTTCCAACTACGGCACAAGAAgagtatttgtttttatttttgttattggtttgtagtttgttgttgttgttgtgtgaaTCAATTGGAAGCTTAATTGACCGAGTCAACTCGGACATGATACCGGGTTGGAATCGTCGCTTCCGGAACCAGTCGTGGAGGACCTTCCGGAAGTCGAGCCAGTAGCGATAGAAGAGCGGCGAGCGGAGCGTCGCCGGGAGGTTGGCCACGGCGCCTTCGGCGCCGCCGCGGTCATGGTGGATGAAGCGGCGCCAGGAGACGAAGGTGCGGTGGCGCGCTTGGCTGCCGAAGTTGCCGTCGAGGAGGCTCTGAATCTCTTGCTTGAACTTCTCCTCGCCGATTTCGACGGCGGCGTGGTGGAGGAGCGTGGAGTTGAGCTGCGGCGGAGGGCGGCGGATCCGGACGCGGGATTCGAGCTCGATGGAGAGGATGCCGCGGCGGAGGACGGCGCGTGAGGTGAGGGTGGCAGCGAAgacgaggaggaggaggagcgcGAAGAGGGGCCGAACGGTGCGTTTCATCGGAAAATGACTCTTgagagagaaattaaaattacgtTTCGTGGTAGCTAAATGTGGAAAGGGAAATGGATCCATGATTGGTTTTAGGGTTTCGGTTTCAGATCCATCTTTTTCAGATTCGTTTACCCTAGGCATGAGTGAAGAATAAGAATAATGAGAATGAAATGCGGTGATAGTGAGATCTTTTCTTCGAGGAAGTTGCTGTTTCTGTTGCTGATGTTGGGGTTAATGTGAATTGCATGGGTAATGTGGGAGTTGAAACTGTGTTTGGGTCAAAAAGTGATTGTTTTCATCATTGAAGAGATGAACATTTGAACAACAGAAAGTGGGAAATAATGGAGGAGAGTGAGTGATGATGAGGTCAAATGGAAGGCATTTTTGTTATTAAGTGGTGAAATAGGTCATGAGGGTGTATAGGAGAAGGGTCAAGAATTTGGTATAGTTGTAGATGCTGAACATTATGAGAGTGAGTGcattaaagagattgaaagatTTGGTGGAGGTGGAAGAACcgaaccaaaaaaacaaaaaaccctaATGGGAATCTAGATTATTAAAATGTGTGTGTGGTGTGGGGGAAGGGAATGAATTAGAGGGGGGCATGTGTTGTTAGAGCACATTAAAAAAGCATGTTTTTTGGGTCATGGATGATGGCAAGTGGCCACTATGAGGAATGATAGTGTGCTTTGCAAGGGAGTGATAATTGTAGAAAAAGGGATGAGGAGTGGGTCCATGTGCTGGCTTAGTTTAGAGATGTCTCATAGATCTACCATTCTTTGCTACG
The nucleotide sequence above comes from Glycine soja cultivar W05 chromosome 11, ASM419377v2, whole genome shotgun sequence. Encoded proteins:
- the LOC114376992 gene encoding protein ADP-ribosyltransferase PARP3-like — translated: MKVQETRSHVHAPGEEEKVMTRKQKAESKAHEVEHSPKKAKVEKEDGQINGKSETGVAEEYDEFCKVTNEHLPLEQMREIMEANSLDSSGSDLEIARRCQDLLFYGALDKCSVCNGSLEFDGRRYVCRGFYSEWASCTFSTRNPPRKQEPIKLPDSVQDSLASDLLKKYQDPSHRPHRDLGLAEKPFTGMMISLMGRLTRTHHYWKTTIEKHGGKVANSIIGATCLVASPAERERGGTSKLAEAMERGIPVVREAWLIDSIEKQEPQPLESYDLVSDLSVDGKGIPWDKQDPGEEAIESLSAELKLYGKRGVYKDSKLQEQGGKIFERDGILYNCAFSVCDQGLGLNDYCVMQLIVVPENPLHLYFKKGRVGDDPNAEEQLEEWDNVDGALKEFARLFDEITGNEFEPWEREKKFQKKPLKFYPIDMDDGVEVRHGALGLRQLGIAATHCKLEPLVANFMKVLCSQEIYKYALMEMGYDSPDLPIGMVTNLHLKRCEDVLLEFIDKMKSLKETGPKAEAVWTDFSQRWFTLMHSTRPFNFRDYQEIAEHAAAALEGVRDITQASHLIGDMTGSTIDDPLSETYKKLGCSISALDKSSDDYEMIVKYLEKTYEPVKVGDIEYGVSVENIFAVQTGGCPSYEDIVKLPNKVLLWCGSRSSNLLRHLHKGFLPAICSLPVPGYMFGKAIICSDAAAEAARYGFTAVDRPEGFLVLAIASLGNEITELKSPPEDTSSLEEKKVGVKGLGKKKTDESEHFVWKDDIKVPCGKLVASDHQDSPLEYNEYAVYDKKQARISYLVGVKYEEKGAVIDTAE
- the LOC114376993 gene encoding beta-1,6-galactosyltransferase GALT29A-like; protein product: MPRVNESEKDGSETETLKPIMDPFPFPHLATTKRNFNFSLKSHFPMKRTVRPLFALLLLLVFAATLTSRAVLRRGILSIELESRVRIRRPPPQLNSTLLHHAAVEIGEEKFKQEIQSLLDGNFGSQARHRTFVSWRRFIHHDRGGAEGAVANLPATLRSPLFYRYWLDFRKVLHDWFRKRRFQPGIMSELTRSIKLPIDSHNNNNKLQTNNKNKNKYSSCAVVGNSGILLNRNYGSEIDSHEVVIRLNNARVDQFETKVGKKTSISFMNSNILHLCARRGGCFCHPYGDNVPIVMYICQAVHFLDYTVCNASHKAPLLVTDPRFDVLCARIVKYYSLKRFVEESGKGLEKWGEAHDGSLFHYSSGMQAVILALGICDRVSIFGFGKLASAKHHYHTNQKAELHLHDYEAEYAFYRDLVDGNRAIPFLEDRFKVPPVVMYQ